Proteins from a single region of Verrucosispora sp. NA02020:
- a CDS encoding GIY-YIG nuclease family protein, which yields MCSLHFNELNDYFLSRYLLQRQGEKPCSESPSTSVVYYIGDPPTQHVKIGTTIDLTRRFSRLRINRPGIKLLAVEPGDHRLEARRHRQFEHLRVVKRGQGGEIEWFRKAPELMEFIGGRRFKHGDPWQHEAVLRPRETVLRKVQAAAGGSK from the coding sequence ATGTGCTCTCTACACTTCAACGAACTCAACGACTACTTCCTGTCGCGCTACCTGTTGCAGAGACAGGGCGAGAAGCCGTGCAGTGAGTCCCCCAGCACATCTGTCGTCTACTACATTGGCGACCCGCCAACCCAGCACGTAAAGATCGGCACAACGATCGACTTGACTCGCAGGTTCAGCAGACTGCGCATCAATCGACCAGGCATCAAGCTGCTGGCGGTGGAGCCTGGCGACCACCGTTTGGAGGCTCGCCGTCACCGTCAGTTCGAGCACCTGCGTGTGGTCAAGCGAGGCCAAGGCGGCGAGATTGAATGGTTCCGCAAGGCACCCGAGCTTATGGAGTTCATCGGCGGTCGGCGCTTCAAGCATGGTGACCCATGGCAGCACGAGGCAGTGTTGCGGCCTAGGGAGACTGTGTTGCGGAAGGTTCAAGCCGCTGCGGGAGGGTCGAAATGA